The Anomaloglossus baeobatrachus isolate aAnoBae1 chromosome 5, aAnoBae1.hap1, whole genome shotgun sequence genome includes the window tcgctcattacaaggtataaatgatgaaaaactcaggagctcatcttcaatgctgcttactcctaggaatggtgggcggggtctatctatccctctatctatctatccctctatctatctatctatccctctatctatctatctatccctctatctatctatctatctctctatctatctatctatctatctatctatctatctatctatctatctatctatctatctatctatccctctatctatctatccctctatctatctatccctctatctatccctctatctatccctctatctatccatccttctatctatctatccctctatctatctatccctctatctatctatccctctatctatctatccctctatctatctatccctctatctatctatccctctatctatctatccctctatctatctatccctctatctatctatctatctatctatctatctatctatctatctatccctctatctatccctctatctatccctctatctatccatccttctatctatccctctgtctatctatctatctatctattctatctacatatcaaatgacttttttttttcttcaatgtgctttattgcattgaatgcaataaagcacatacgaaCCCGCacacggcaataccgcgaacaataccgtggcaaaccgcatgcggttttcgggtgcggtttgccgcggttttttaccgcaggtgcggtaatctttgaatacctgcggaattttcttgagaaaattccattttccagtgcgcacagggcctaagttgaAAACTACACAATTAAAAAATGTCATCAAATTACCAATTtcggtacattatattatatggggtgcattatacatggaggactacgggggtgcattatacatggagcaccaTGGAGGTATgatatacatggagaactatggagggtgcattataatacatgtaggactataagggtgcattatattatatgaggtgcattataatacgtGGGGGGCTATAGGTATAgggtgcattaaaatacatggagggctatgggggtgcattatacatggagtactatggaggGTGTATTATCATACATGGAGGATtgtggagggtgcattatattatatggagtgcattatacatggaggactatgggggtgcataatacatggaggtctatcaggatgcattataatacatggaggactacggggtgcattatacatggaggaccatggggatatgatatacatggagaactatggagggtgcattataatacatggaggactacatataagggtgcattatattatatgaggtgcattataatacgtGGGGggctatagggtgcattataatacatggatggctatgggggtgcattaaacatggagaactatggaggactatgggggtgcaatatacatggagtactatgaagGGTGTATTATCATACATGGAGGATtgtggagggtgcattatattatatggggtgcattataatggaggactatgggggttcattatacatggagtattatgcagggtgcattataatacatgaagcacagtggagggtgcattataatacatggaaaactatggaaggtgcattataatacatggaggactataagggTACATTATAATATGTGGGGGGCTATAGGGTGCATGATAATActtggagggctatgggggtgcattatacatggagtactatgggggtgcattaaacatggAGTACTATGAAGGGTGCATTATCATACATGAAGGATTGtgcagggtgcattatattatatagggtgcattataatacatgcaggactatgggtgtgcattatacatggaggactatgggagtacaatatacatggaggactatgagggtgcatcagAATACATGGAATACTATGAAGTGTGCAGTTTAATAGATGGAAGACTATGGGATTGCATTTATATTATATGGGGgcttatgagggtgcattatacatggagcactaTGGAAGGTGCATtagaatacatggaggactatgaagggtacattataatatatggaggactgtggaggTTGCATTATATAATACATTGATAACTATggagggtacattataatatacggaggactatgagtGGGCACTATATtatatgggtgactattggatgcattacaatacatgtaggactatgggggtacattatacatggaagactgtggagggtgtattataatacatggatagaGATGGGCAGAATCGCAGATATACCTGAGATCGGCGGatccaaccggatttaaaaaaaaaacaaaaacctggtttgggccggatatctggccggacactggcccccatatgagtctatggggacccaaatcaggTGCTTAAGAGTGATTGTAGAAGGAATAGGGGTATCGGAACAGGCGCGTTATATTCACAGAGTCTCTCGTGCGGCTCTAACACTACTTTCAGGGCCACTCAttgacctcatgcatatgcactgcttcccctgcccactggcagtcctcgcatctctggttgcagtcagatgcgccctcaccctgtgtgacagcgtttttGACAGCTTTCAATCAGAGATACTGTATGTGTgcgtctctattgctgtaaaaataaataaaatttgggcagggtccccccacattatgatacccagcgcagataaagcatacagctacaaggctgcagcctccagctgtacgCTTAACTTGTCTGTGTATCCGATTGAGGGACCAcgtgtctttttaaaaaaaaaaaatatttaaacaatgaAAAGAATCTGGCGTTCGGTcccgtcccccccaattttgatacccagccatgatgaagctgacagctgggaactGCAATTCTCAGCCTGGGGATACCCAGGCTTATTGTTCCCtcgcagtctaaaaatagcagctttcagctgcccaggattgtcacatccattagatgcaaaaatcccagcactttacccggctcatcccgattgccctggtacagtggcaatcaaggtaataaaagGTTAACAGCTCAAACCTGCCACTAaacccaagattagtaatgggaggtgtctgagacTCCCCCATTGCtagtttgtaagtgaaaagaaataaaggattttttcagtgtttgtgtttatttgaaataaagtacaaaaaaatcatcctctttcacccctttattaacccccaaaacacctaggtctggcgtaatccacacaaggtctcactatgattccagctctgctacatctgaagtgacaatacacaggcatagaacatgaccgccctctGTGAGCTTCAGGGAGAGAAGcagctgcagtggtgacatcactcagtttactttacagcggttacagctggaggttcccatggtcttccAAGTGATCGCAGGTGACCTGACCTCAGATGGCCTCATTGAACTGAGTAACTTCACCTCAGATCATGTTATCATAATTTATATTCCTGTAGATAGGATATAAGGCtgagtgcacatgttgcagatttggttcagaaatATTCTGTTTGAAATCTGTACCTTCtgccagaaaaacgcaccaaaaaaaatgCACGTTATTCTGCGTTTTAATGtcatgcattattttttttttttacttaagtcAGTGGGTGCAAGggctaaaaaaacgcaggaaaaaaacaattgacatactgcagatttttattctgcaccaaatctgcaagcaaaaaataagcaatgtgcgcacagcacttcagaattctcattgactttgctggcagctAGACCTGCAGATTTGGGTCATAATCTGCACCAAGCCTTATAGTTATTACATTCGTGCACATAcgaggcggtattatagtagttatattcttctacatagaggcagtattatagtagttatattcttgtacatagggggcagtattctagtagttatattcttgtacataggggcagtattatagtagttatattcttgcacatagcaggcagtattatagtagttatattcttgcacataggggcagtattatagtagttatattcttgtacataggtgcagtattatagtagttatattcttgcacataggaggcagtattatagtagttatattcttgtacatagggggcagtattatagtagttatattcttgcacatagggagcagtattatagtagttatattcctgtattatagtcgttatattcttgtatataggggcagtattataatagttatagccttatacataggggcagtattatagtagttatattcctgtacataggggcagtattatagtagttatattcctgtacataggggcagtattagagtagttatattcctgtacatagaggcagtattatagcagttatattcctgtacataggggcagtattatagcagttatattcttgtacataggggcagtattatagtagttatattattgtacataggggcagtattatagtagttatattcttgtacatagaggcagtattatagtagttatattcctgtacataggggcagtattatagcagttatattcctgtacataggggcagtattatagtaaacaAGATAAATAACTCCAGCACTCTTGTGGTATCcagtaaaattgtaaaaaaaagtctttattcaaaattcattaaAAATCCAGCACAAGGGACAGGAGAATGTACAGTGACGCATTTCGAGCATGTAGTGTGCTCTTAATCTTAGCAATTGATATATGATACAATGCCAGCTCCCCATCATATGTTGTGCACAGGCTAAGGAAAGACGTTTCAAGACTATTCATCAGTCCAATTAAAATCCATGTTGACATGCAGAAAAAGAATTGACTACTTAGTCGTAATAGCACAATACATAGTGATGCAACTTAAATAGTGAAACATTTTTAATTATTCACTTAGTTATGTTGCACTACTATTCATTTGTAGTAATATTCATACATTCATTCCTACATTGTATCAGGCCCCAGGTTTATGTAAAATCTTACATGAACATGAGTATTAAATGTATCTCTCGTTGGGGTCCAACACATGTGAGTAATCTGTCTCTGAGTACATCTAGCAATAATGGTAAAAATAAAAACCAACGTTACTTGGATTCCACTTATAACTACTGTACACTAAAAACATCACACCAATATATGAGCTGAACAATAAATGAACCTGCAGCAAGGGAACTATATTTCTTTATCACTCTAAAATGCTGTATAAAGGCagacatgtaccgtatttttcgttttataagacgcaccccaaatttagagataaataaAGTTGAAAAAATTTAGGTCCGTctgatactccggtgttgtcttaccagaggggggcggtAGCAGTGGTGGAGTGGAGGGGCggtggtgctggtggggtctgtacTGGCAGCGGTGGGTCTatactggcagcggaagctgtagtgtctgtgtggagcaggccggtgcggcacGTGCCCCAGGTGCTCTGTCGGTggtccaggcttcaaagaaatggcgcccggagccgTGTgttcgcagatggagctctcagccaagagctccatctgcgcacatgctgactccaggcgccataatttgaagccagagcatctgggacatctgccgcacagccaccgtagctttcgctgccagcacagccaacGCAGCCTGTACAGCCAGCCGGCTGCCCATACAGAGAGGAAGCCAGCCGCTGCCCATACAGAGACAGCTATCCGTGAACCCGTACAAAGAGGCAGCTGGCCTCCcctacagagaggcagccagccggtctCCCCTACAGAGAGGCAGCCAACCAGCCTCCCCTACAGAGAGACAGCCAACCGGCCTCCCCTACAGAGAGACAGCCAACCGGCCTCCcctacagagaggcagccagccggcctcccctacagagaggcagccagccggcctccCCTACAGAGAGGCAGCCAACCGGCCTCCCCTACAGAGGGGCAGCCAGTCGGCCTCCCCTACAGAGGGGCAGCCAGTCGGCCTCCCCTACAGAGGGGCAGCCAGTCGGCCTCCCCTACAGAGGGGCAGCCAGCCGGCCTCCCCTACAGAGGGGCAGCCAGCCGGGAACCCATACAAAGAGGTAGCCAGCCGGCCTCCCCTACAGAGGGGCAGCCAGCCGGCCTCCCCTACAGAGAGGCAGCAAGCCGGCCTCCcctacagagaggcagccagccggcctccCCTACAGAGGCAGCCCGCCGGCCTCCcctacagagaggcagccagccggcctcccctacagagaggcagccagccggcctccCCTACAGAGAGGCAGCCAACCGGCCTCCCCTACAGAGGGGCAGCCAGTCGGCCTCCCCTACAGAGGGGCAGCCAGCCGGCCTCCCCTACAGAGGGGCAGCCAGCCGGGAACCCATACAAAGGGGCAGCCAGCCGGCCTCCCCTACAGAGGGGCAGCCAGCCGGCCTCCcctacagagaggcagccggccgcccctacagagaggcagccagccggccgcccgcacagagaggcagccagccggccgcccgcacagagaggcagccagccggccgcccgcacagagaggcagccagccggccgcccgcacagagaggcagccagccggccgcccgcacagagaggcagccagccggccgaccgcacagagaggcagccagccggacgcccgcacagagaggcagccacccggccgcccgcacagagaggcagccagctgccCACACTTACTGCCCCCgatgccaattctccacctcccggtaaattatattcggattttaagacgcacccctcattttcctcccaaatttttgggaagaaaagtgcatcttacaatccaaaaaatatggtatcatTAGTGCTTGCACCATAAGATAAATTGGAGTAATGTGCGGAATGTGTAATATTGCATTTGGGTCATCATGAATATTTTTGGGGGATCATCCTTTAATTTCTTAACCTGATCCACCCGTTCTCATACACACCAAACACTGCATGAAGGGGCTGTGTGAAGGTAATTGTGCTGGTGTGGATGTGGGTGATGGGGTCACTCAGCTCATAAAATGACACCTTTCCAGCATCATAATTAAGATCTATTCTGATTTGTTCACACACAATTGTGTGATCTATTTTGCTTTCTCTACCATTGTGTCTTATAGAGTAGTTGTCACCATCCCTCCGTAGACCCAAAGATTTCATATTCTTGCCAATAAAAGATTTGGGCCCTCTCCTCTCCACATTGGCATAAGCTACACCAACTCTCCACCCCCCTGACTTGCAAGTATCCATATCCCAGTAATGTCGACCTGACGTAAAACTCCTGGTGCTTAATACTTTGGCCTCTTCAAATCTCTCGGGTGTTTCCGGACGGTTCTGGTGGACTTCTGCACACGATACAGTTTTCAGGTCTCCAGACACACAGATATTGTTGGAAGCAGAGTTGATGTCTAACCATATCTCAGTAGCTTTGTTAGCTGGGAAATATTTTGTCTGGCCCACACCATCCATGATTTCAGACAAACCCATGTCTACCATCTTTAACACCCAACTCTCATCGATGTCTCCAGAATTGGTGATTTTATCAACTCTCTCATACAAGTCCGTCATCTTAAGGTCAGCGAAGTAATTTACGTCAGTTTTTTGGTCATGTAAGAGATTTAGTGGATCGGccgagttgcacaatttctccataTGACGCATCTTCCTGGACAGTTCCATCCTTTTTCCGTCCAGTTGGCGGTTCAGATCGGAGATTGAgagtgatgtcttctctttctgccTGGCAATCTCACCCAGGACTCTGTTAGTTATGACATCCAGCTGTCTACTGATTTCCTTAAATGTGATGTTAACAAATTCTGTTAAAGTTGATGATTTTGCCGTCCTGTCCTCATTGTGCGTCTGAAGATTTTGGATCTTTTCGTCAACTTCATCCCTCATTAAAGTTCCTTTTGCTATTAAACTTCTCAGTTTGTCCATTTTCTTCCCAGATGCTTCATTGATATTGATCACCTGGTGTTCTCTGTGTTCCCCATTCAGTAAGCACGAAACACAGATACAAAACTTTTCATCACAGCAATAATATACGAGGGCTTTCTGGTGAGAGGGACATTTCTTCATCCTTAGGGAGCAAGAGGGCTCCATCAAGACATGTTCATGAGACTTGCTGTGGACTCTCAAGTGGTTCTCACAGAGTGAAACCTCACAATTCAG containing:
- the LOC142310398 gene encoding E3 ubiquitin/ISG15 ligase TRIM25-like yields the protein MAFAALKDELTCSICLSIFSDPVLLTCGHNFCRVCIDRVLESQEETELYSCPDCRREYLKRPALQSNLKLCNIAETYHSTQPAQPETEIFCSSCIHAPVPAVICCLNCEVSLCENHLRVHSKSHEHVLMEPSCSLRMKKCPSHQKALVYYCCDEKFCICVSCLLNGEHREHQVININEASGKKMDKLRSLIAKGTLMRDEVDEKIQNLQTHNEDRTAKSSTLTEFVNITFKEISRQLDVITNRVLGEIARQKEKTSLSISDLNRQLDGKRMELSRKMRHMEKLCNSADPLNLLHDQKTDVNYFADLKMTDLYERVDKITNSGDIDESWVLKMVDMGLSEIMDGVGQTKYFPANKATEIWLDINSASNNICVSGDLKTVSCAEVHQNRPETPERFEEAKVLSTRSFTSGRHYWDMDTCKSGGWRVGVAYANVERRGPKSFIGKNMKSLGLRRDGDNYSIRHNGRESKIDHTIVCEQIRIDLNYDAGKVSFYELSDPITHIHTSTITFTQPLHAVFGVYENGWIRLRN